Within the Micromonospora citrea genome, the region ACGGGGCGCACCGTCCTGGACGACTCGGGCACCATCGTGCCGGCCCCGTACGGCACCTTCAGCATGAGCCTGCGCGACGCCAACGGCGGGTGGGTCGCCTCGGCGGTGGACATGGTCCGCTGGGCCACCATGCTCGACGGCGCCGGTGGCGTGCTCGACGGCGCCTCGCTGGCCAAGGTCACCGCGGTGCCTTCGACGGGCGTGAACGGCAACGGCTGGTACTACGGCCTCGGCTGGGCCGTGCGCCCCTTCGCCACCAGCGGCGGGACGAAGTACAACATCTGGCACACCGGCAGCCTGGCCGGCACCTACACCCTGCTGGTCAAGAGCTACCAGGGCATGAGCTGGGCGGCGCTGTTCAACCAGCGCGACGACCCCTCCGGCCTCAACTACGGCGACATCGACAGCGCGCTGTGGGCCGCCTCCCGCCAGGTGACCAGCTGGCCGACGCACAACCTCTGGTCGACGTACTTCAGCCCGTGGAGCGTGGTGGTGGACAACACCACGGCCGGCCGCTTCACCGCCAGCAGCAACTGGGCCGTCGCGTCGAGCCTCACCGGCCGGTACGGCACCAACTACCGGCGGGCCGCCCCGGTCGCCGCCAGCGACGTCGCCTGGTACAAGGTCGACGTCCCCGAGACCGGCACCTACCGGGTCGACGTCTGGTACCCGGCGTCCACCGGCAACAGCGCCGCCACCCCCTACATCGTGGCCACCTCGACGGGCAACAAGACGGTGCACGTCGACCAGCGCAGCAACGGCGGGACGTGGCGCTCGCTGGGCACCTTCACCCTCGCCCGGGGCGACGGCAACAAGGTCGGCGTGAGCCGGTGGACCTCGGGCACCGGCCACGTGGTCGCGGACGCCGTACGCGTCACCCGGGTCTGAGCCACCGGGGCGCGCCGGGCGCGCCCTCCCGCTGGTGGCCCGCCCGGCGGGTGGGCCACCAGCGCCGCGCGGGACAATGGGTGCTCCGCCCGCGTCCCGGCGAGCGGAAGGGTCACCATCGGCAGGAGAACGATCAGCGTGTCGGAAACATCCCGGTCGCCATCGTCGGCGGCGGACGACCTGCGCGCCGACTGCGCCCGGTGCTTCGGGCTCTGCTGCGTCGCGCCCGCCTTCTCCGCGTCGGCGGACTTCGCCATCGACAAGCCCGCCGGGCAGCCCTGCCCGAACCTGCGGGCCGACTCGCGCTGCGGCATCCACGCCGACCTGCGCGACCGCGGCTTCCCCGGCTGCACCGTCTTCGACTGCTTCGGCGCCGGGCAGCGGGTGGCCCAGCACACCTTCGGCGGGCGGGACTGGCGCGAGGCGCCGGGGAGCGCCGCGCGCATGTTCGACACGTTCGCCGTGATGCGACCGCTGCACGAGCTGCTCTGGTACCTGACCGAGGCGCTGGCGCTGCGCCCGCCGCAGCCGCTGCGCGACGAACTCGCCGCCGCGCGCGCCGAGACCGAGCGGCTGGCCCGGGGGACCCCGGAGACGCTGCTGGCGATCGACGTGGACGCCTACCGGGGCCGGGTGAACCCGCTGCTGTCCCGCGCCGGGGACGCGGCGCGGGCGCGGGGCGGCCGGCCCGGCGCGGACCGGCGGGGCGCCCGGTTGTTCGGCGCCGACCTGCGCCGGGCCGACCTGCGCCGGGCGAACCTGCGCGGGGCGCTGCTGATCGGCGCGGACCTGCGCGGCGTCGACCTCGGCCTGGCCGACCTGACCGGGGCCGACCTGCGCGGGGCGGACCTGCGCGGGGCGGACCTGTCGGGCAGCCTGTTCCTGCACCAGTCGCAGCTCGACGCGGCCCGGGGCGACCGGCACACGACGCTGCCGCCCGGCCGGACGCACCCGGGGCACTGGTCGGGCCTGACGCTCACCCCGGTACGCCCCGGCCGCCGGGGCGTACCCGCGGCCGCCGGTGACGGCGACGGCAGGCGACGACGGCAGCGGCGGTGACGGCGCGGACCGGCCGGCCGGGGGTCCGACCGGTCGGCCGGTGACGGTGGGCCGGGCACCCCGGGCCGGGCGGCGACGTTTCGTCCCGCTCCGCCCGGGAAGCCCACGGGCGGAGCGGTAACGGCGACCAGGGAGGCGACCGTGGGATACCGAGCACGCGACGGCGAGCTGCCGGTCGACCCGGCGCACGCCGAGGACGAGGCCGGCCAGGCGCGACTGGTCCAGGTCGAGGCGGACACCGACGTCCCCGCGCCCGACGACACGACGACGAGGCCCGACATCGTCACCGAGGACGACGGGTCGGGCATGGCGGGCGGCGCCTCGGGCACCTCCAGCGGCGGTTCGGGCATGCCGGGCCACCCGGACGCCGCGCGGTGAGCCGCCCGACGCGTTTGCCGGCCCGGCACGGGGGCAGGAGTGCGGCATGACCGATCAGAACCGTACCGACCGCGCCGCCACCGACGAGCCGGACGGCGCCACCGCAATGCAGGCGTCGCTGCGGCCGCCGGGCGAATCCCTGCACAGCACCGACGACACCGGCGACGACTTCGCGGACCTGCCGGCCGAGGAGCGGCGATCGGCCCGCGAGGTCAGCCGCGCCGGATACGACGTCGAGGCGGTCTCCGGCAGCACCGACCCGAGCCGCACCGAGTGACCTGACCGCCGGTGGCCCGCCGGGTGCGCCTCAGCGGCCGGCGGGCACCGCCGCGCGGGCCTCGGTCATGCCGCGGTTGGCCAGCGCGTCGGCGCGCTCGTTCTCCGGGTGGCCGTTGTGACCCTTCACCCACAGCCAGGTGACCCGGTGCCGGGCGCACGCCGCCTCCAGCCGCTGCCACAGGTCGGCGTTCTTGACCGGCTGCTTCGCGGCGGTCCGCCAGCCGTTGCGCTTCCACGACGCCAACCAGCTCGTGATGCCGTTGCGCACGTACGTGCTGTCGGTGTGCAGCTCGACGGTGACCGGCCGGGTCAGGCTCTCCAGGGCCTGGATGGCCGCCATCAGCTCCATCCGGTTGTTGGTGGTCGGGGTCGCCTCGCCGCCGCACAGCTCCCGCTCGTGCGCGCCGTAGCGCAGCACCACGCCCCAACCGCCGGGGCCGGGGTTGCCGCTGCACGCCCCGTCGGTCCAGATCTGCACGACCCTGCCGGCCGTCTCGTCCACCATGTCGGCAACCTACCGAATCCGCCCCGCCTCCCCCGCCGTCGGGGCGGCGGGCGGCCGAGCGTCGCCGGCCGTACCGCTACCTGCCGCGTCGGAGGGCCCGCATGGCGAACGCGACCGCGCCGAGGACGAGCACGACGCCCAGGAGCTGGAGGCCCGGCGACTCGTCGGCCTCCCCCTGGACGACGCCGTCGACGCCGCCGGGCCTCCTCGGTCTCGTCGGCGGCGTCGACGACGGATGCTCAGCGGACGAAGGTGACGTCGGGATGCCTCGGCGACGGGCTGTCGAGCAACGCCCGGGGCCGCCGGCGGAGGTGTTGGTCGAAGAAGGCGCTCAGGTAGGCCCGTTGGGAGGCGATGATCCGGCCCGGGTCGACGGTGCCGATCAGGCTCGCGACGAGCCCCTCCGGCAGCGGGAACGCCGCGTCGAGCTGCGGTAGCAGCAGCTGGTGGTCGGTGAAGGTGAAGTGCTGGCCGTCGGGGACGTACAGGTCGCGTTTCCAGCCGGGCGAGTTCGCCCAGAACGCCCGCCAGTCCGGGGCGTCCAGGTGGGTGTACGGCCTGCCGCCGACGAGACCGGTGCCCATCAGCAGGAACGGGCGGTCGAGCCCACGGACGGCCACCTCGCCGAGTTCCGTGGTGCTGTACGCCATGCTGCCGTCCAGGTCCGCTCCGGCGTCCAGCCGGCGGTCGGCGAGCATCGCCTCGGCGGTGGTGAAACCGCCGGCGGAGTGGCCGAACATGCCGGCGCGGGACAGGTCCAGCGCGGCGCCGAGGCCATCCGGAAGCCGGCGTCCGCCGGCGTCGGGGTTGCCACCCCGGGCGAGGACGGCGAGTTGGTCGAGGACGAATCGGGTGTCCTGGACCCGGGTGTGGATCAGCAGGCGGCTGAGCGCGACGGGTTCCAGGTCCGACAGGCGCTGCGTCGCCAGCCGCCCACCGGGAAACTCGACGACCGGCGCCTCGTACGTGTGGTCCATCGTCACCACGACGTAGCCCCGACTGACCAGTTCCTCCACGAGCACCGTGCCCTCCGCCCGGTTCCTGTCGCCGCCGGGCGAGTACAGGACCACCGGGTGCCCTCGGTGCCCGACACGGGCGGGCGCGCCGGTACGGGCATGGGTGGCGAAGCCCGCCCAGTCGACCTGCCCGGCTGGGATGCCGAGCATGCCGGCGAGGTTCTCGCCGTACAGCTGCGCCGCCAGCGGTGGCAGGTACGGCGCGAGTGGCCCACGGGCCGCCGGGCGAGCCGGGTACCAGACGGTGACCATGAGTTCCCGCCGCTTGGCGGCCACCCACGGGTCGGGTCGGTCGTGGTCGACCAGGTGCAGTTCGGTGGCGGCGACGGCGTACGGGCCGGTCGGCACGGGAAGCCGCAACCGCAGCGGCGCGTTCGTGGCCGGCGGTGGGACGGACTCCGCCCCCGGTGCGGCATGGGCGAGAGCTGCCGGCGCGGTCGCCACCATCGCCACCGACACCGCAGCAGCGGCGCCGCCCAGCAGCCGTCGTCGAGAAATCGTTCGCATGGGGCAAGGCTCGCCCGGAGAGCCCGTCGGCGACACCTGCCGGAAGTGACCAAGGCGTCCCTGAGAAATCTCAGGGACGCCGGCCCCGGGCCGGGAGTCGCCCGCGTCGACGCCAGGATTTCGCAGGTCACGGGCGTACGGGTCACCGATCGGCAGCCCCGGTTCCTGACTTTCGTGGGGGCTGACCGATGCCGATCGACGGCTGTCCGCGCCCGGAGCGGACCCCTACCGTCGACCCGTCAACGGCACATCCACCGGGAGAAACATGATCACTCTGCGCGGGCTGACGAAACGCTTCGGCGCGGCGACAGCCGTCGACAACCTGACCCTGGACGTCGTGCCGGGCCGGGTCACCGGCTTCATCGGCCCGAACGGTGCCGGGAAGTCCACCACGATGCGCATGATCGTCGGGCTGGACCGGCCCACCGCCGGCGAGGCGCTCGTCGACGGCCGGCGGTACGCGACCCTGCGGCATCCGCTGCGCGAGGTCGGCGCGCTGCTCGACGCCAAGGCGGTGCACCCCGGGCGGAGCGCCCGCAACCACCTGCTGGCGATGGCCCGCAGCAACGGCATCCCCACCCGCCGGGTGGACGAGGTGCTCGACACCGTGGGCCTGGCCAACGTCGCCGGCAAGCGCGCCGGCACCTACTCCCTCGGCATGGGCCAGCGCCTCGGCATCGCCGGCGCCCTGCTCGGCGACCCGGGTGTGCTGATGTTCGACGAGCCGGTCAACGGGCTCGACCCGGACGGGGTGCGCTGGGTCCGCGAACTCATGCGCGCCCTGGCAGCCGAGGGGCGGACCGTCTTCGTCTCCAGCCACCTGATGAGCGAGATGCAGCTCACCGCCGACCAACTCGTGGTGGTCGGCAGGGGCCGGCTCATCGCCGACGCCCCGATCACCGAGGTCATCGCGGGCAGTTCGTCGACCGCCGTCCTGGTGCGTAGCCCTCGGCCGGCCGGCCTTGCCGAACTGCGGCGCCGGCTGGTCGCGGCGGGCCGCGCGGTCGAGCAGGAGGACGACGGCGCGCTCCTCGTCACCGGCGCCAGCGTCGAGCAGGTCGGCGACCTGGCGCACGAGATCGGCGTACGCCTGCACGAGCTGAGCGTGCGCGAGGCGTCGCTGGAGCAGGCGTACATGGAGCTGACCGCCGGTGACGTCGAGTACGGCGCGCTGGCGACCACGGGATCGGGAGCGCGGGTATGACGACGGCCACGACAACGACCATGTCCACCTCCCACCGCTCGCGCCGGCGCGGCGACCGCACCGGCGGCGGCCTGGCCGGCGCGGTCGGCAGCGAGTGGACCAAGCTCTGGTCGGTGCGCTCGGTCTGGGGGAATCTGCTCGCCAGCGTCCTGCTGATGGCGGCGGCGGCCGCCCAGGAGGCCGTCTACGTGGTCAACGAGAACGCCGACCTCGACCCCGCCGACGACCTGGGTGTGGTCGGTCTCGGCACCGTCGCGATCAGCTCCGTGCTCCTGGCGCAGTTCACGGTGCTCGCCCTGGCGATGCTGGTGATCACCGCCGAGTACGCGACCGGCGCGATCCGGGCCACCCTGCAGTGGACCCCGTCGCGGGGCCGGCTGCTGTTGGCCAAGACCGCCGTGGTCGCCGTGGTCACGTTCGTCGTGGGCGCGCTGCTCGGGGCGCTGGCCTCCGCCGTCGCCCACCCGGTGCTCGGCGAGTGGGGCCGGTTCCCGGTCGCGGAAACCGCAGGCGACGTGCTGGCGGTGGCCACGTACCTGTCCCTGGTCGGCGTCTTCACCCTCGGGCTCGGGACGGCGCTGCGCAGCGCCGTCGGCACGCTGACCACCGTGTTCCTGATCCTCATGGTGGTGCCGACCGCGCTCGGTGTCCTCGGCAACGAGTTCGTCGACCGGCTCGTCGACGGGCTGCCGGGGGTGGCCGGATACCACTTCATGAGCGGCGACACCGACCCGTACCCGCCGGCCACCGGCCTCGCCCTGCTCGCCGCGTGGGCGCTCGCGGCGATGCTCGCCGGTTACGCGGCACTGCGGTCGCGGGACGCCTGAACCGGGGCGTCGGGTGGCGGCGTTCCGGTTCGGAGCGCCGTCATCCGGCCTCGTCCACCAACCCCGCGTCGTACGCGACGATCGCGGCCTGCACCCGGTTCCGCACGCCGAGCCGGCTGAAGATCGTGCTCACGTAGCTCTTCACCGTGCCCTCCACGAGGAACAGCCGCCGGCCGATCTCCGCGTTGGACAGCCCGGCCCCGACCAGCGCCAGCACCTCACGCTCCCGGCCGGTGAGCATTCCGGTGCGGTCCCGGGCCGCCGGGCCGCGGGCCATCCGCGCGCCGCCCAGCTCGATCACCCGCCGGGCGACCCGCGGTGACAGGTACGCCCCGCCGTCGGCCGCCGCCCGTACCCCGGCCAGCAGCTCGCGCGGGTCGCTGGCCTTGAGCAGGAAACCGCTGACGCCGTCCCCGAGCGCCCGCGCGATGTAGTCGTCCTCGCCGAACGTGGTGAGCATGAGGATCGCGGTGTCGGGCGCGTGCCGGCGGATCTCCGAGGCGGCCGCGAGGCCGTCCAGGATCGGCATCCGGATGTCCAGCAACGCCACCCGCGGCCGGTGCGCCCGGGCCAGCGTGACGGCGGTCCGCCCGTCCGCGGCCTCCGCCACCACCTCGATCTCGGGATCCGCCGCCAGGATCACTCGCACCCCGGACCGGATCATCGCATCGTCGTCGGCCAGCAGGACCGGAATCACACCATCTCCTCAGGGTCGGCACGGGCAGCATTCGGCCCGCGCGGAACGCAACGCCGTGGACGAGCGCCGTTCGGCTCGGCAGCCGGGCCGGTCGTGGCCACGGCACCGGGCGCCGGCCGGCTCTCAGTCGGACATCCGGTCCTTGGTCAGCAGCCGCCCCTCGACGAAGCAGAGCCGGTAGGCGGCCTGGCCGAGGGGGAAGTTGCCATCGGTGTAGAACTCGCAGGAGGCGCCCGGCGGCAGCGGCCAGTCCGCCGGGTCGGGCCGCTCGACGACCTGACGCTCCGGCAGCAGGCCCCGTAGTTCGGTGCGGTGCTGCCCGATCCGCATCCGGTCGAAGTCAGCCGGCTCGAGCACCGCGTCGAACGTGGCGAAAGGGTAGTAGACCAGCGACAGCACGCCGGCGACCACCACCGGGGCGGCCACGGCGACCAGGAGGCTGCGCCGCACCCGCCGCCGCGCCTCGCGCAGCCGGGTCGCCGACTCCGGCGTGGCCGTCCGTACGCCCTCGTCGGCTTCGGCCGACGCCGCGCCGGCGGCGTGGGGCAGGCGGGCGGTGACCTCGAAGCCGCCGTCCCGTGGCCCGGCGCTCAGCGCCCCACCGGCCAGCCGTACCCGCTCCCGGAGGCCGACCAGGCCGGAGCCCGTCGACGTCACGCCGGGCAACGGCCCGGCCGGCGGCGGCCCGTTCACCACGCTCACCACCGTCTGCTCCGCCGAGCGTGTCAGCAGGACGGTCACGGCGGCGCGCGGCGCGTGCCGGGTGGCGTTGGTCAGCGCCTCCTGGACCACCCGGTACACCGCCCGCTCGACCATCGGCGGTGCCGGCGCAGGGGATCCGTCCGACCGCAGCCGAACCGACATCCCGGCGTCGCGGGCCCGTTCCACCAGGTCGGCGACGCCCTCGGCGGCCGGCCGGGTCGGGGCCGGCGCGCCGTCCTCGCGGAGCACACCGATGATCTGGGCGAGTTGGTCGGTGGCGGCCGTGACGCTGGCCCGCAGCTCCCCCACCGCCCGCCGGTGCCGCTCGTCGAGGTCGGCCGCCACCTCCAGCCCGCCGGCCTTCAGCGCGATCAGGGACAGGTCGTGGCCCAGGGAGTCGTGCATGTCCTGCGCGATGCGGGCGCGTTCCTGCATCCGGACCCGCTCGGCGGCGGCGCGCTGCTGCCGTTCGAGCAGACCGGCGCGTTCCCAGCCGGCCTGGACGAGCGCCCGCTGTTGCCGCCGGTGTCGGCCGACCAACCAGGGGAACACCCCGGCGAACAGCAGGGCGGTGGTGAGGAAGAACCAGGTGGTCACGCCCGCGCCGC harbors:
- a CDS encoding serine hydrolase, which produces MRTVSRRTFGKLVGAAGAGAAGAGTLLHAPARAADGWVATGTAVAGLSSFDDTMKSFMQARGVSAGQLAVAYNGRLVLARGYGNNSAETIQPTSLFRIASLSKSLTAAAVLRLAQDGLVGLDDPVTSVLDFIPPTGQSVDPRMPQVTLRRLLQHLGGWDRDLTFDPLHGRDHVIAQALGVPLELRKEDVLRYMSGQPLQHDPGSTVAYSNYGYFLAGRVVEKVTGLSYEAYVKQKLLAPLGITRMAHGKALTRLAGEVGYRSQYTGRTVLDDSGTIVPAPYGTFSMSLRDANGGWVASAVDMVRWATMLDGAGGVLDGASLAKVTAVPSTGVNGNGWYYGLGWAVRPFATSGGTKYNIWHTGSLAGTYTLLVKSYQGMSWAALFNQRDDPSGLNYGDIDSALWAASRQVTSWPTHNLWSTYFSPWSVVVDNTTAGRFTASSNWAVASSLTGRYGTNYRRAAPVAASDVAWYKVDVPETGTYRVDVWYPASTGNSAATPYIVATSTGNKTVHVDQRSNGGTWRSLGTFTLARGDGNKVGVSRWTSGTGHVVADAVRVTRV
- a CDS encoding preprotein translocase YidC codes for the protein MGYRARDGELPVDPAHAEDEAGQARLVQVEADTDVPAPDDTTTRPDIVTEDDGSGMAGGASGTSSGGSGMPGHPDAAR
- the rnhA gene encoding ribonuclease HI: MVDETAGRVVQIWTDGACSGNPGPGGWGVVLRYGAHERELCGGEATPTTNNRMELMAAIQALESLTRPVTVELHTDSTYVRNGITSWLASWKRNGWRTAAKQPVKNADLWQRLEAACARHRVTWLWVKGHNGHPENERADALANRGMTEARAAVPAGR
- a CDS encoding alpha/beta hydrolase family protein, which produces MRTISRRRLLGGAAAAVSVAMVATAPAALAHAAPGAESVPPPATNAPLRLRLPVPTGPYAVAATELHLVDHDRPDPWVAAKRRELMVTVWYPARPAARGPLAPYLPPLAAQLYGENLAGMLGIPAGQVDWAGFATHARTGAPARVGHRGHPVVLYSPGGDRNRAEGTVLVEELVSRGYVVVTMDHTYEAPVVEFPGGRLATQRLSDLEPVALSRLLIHTRVQDTRFVLDQLAVLARGGNPDAGGRRLPDGLGAALDLSRAGMFGHSAGGFTTAEAMLADRRLDAGADLDGSMAYSTTELGEVAVRGLDRPFLLMGTGLVGGRPYTHLDAPDWRAFWANSPGWKRDLYVPDGQHFTFTDHQLLLPQLDAAFPLPEGLVASLIGTVDPGRIIASQRAYLSAFFDQHLRRRPRALLDSPSPRHPDVTFVR
- a CDS encoding ATP-binding cassette domain-containing protein produces the protein MITLRGLTKRFGAATAVDNLTLDVVPGRVTGFIGPNGAGKSTTMRMIVGLDRPTAGEALVDGRRYATLRHPLREVGALLDAKAVHPGRSARNHLLAMARSNGIPTRRVDEVLDTVGLANVAGKRAGTYSLGMGQRLGIAGALLGDPGVLMFDEPVNGLDPDGVRWVRELMRALAAEGRTVFVSSHLMSEMQLTADQLVVVGRGRLIADAPITEVIAGSSSTAVLVRSPRPAGLAELRRRLVAAGRAVEQEDDGALLVTGASVEQVGDLAHEIGVRLHELSVREASLEQAYMELTAGDVEYGALATTGSGARV
- a CDS encoding ABC transporter permease; its protein translation is MSTSHRSRRRGDRTGGGLAGAVGSEWTKLWSVRSVWGNLLASVLLMAAAAAQEAVYVVNENADLDPADDLGVVGLGTVAISSVLLAQFTVLALAMLVITAEYATGAIRATLQWTPSRGRLLLAKTAVVAVVTFVVGALLGALASAVAHPVLGEWGRFPVAETAGDVLAVATYLSLVGVFTLGLGTALRSAVGTLTTVFLILMVVPTALGVLGNEFVDRLVDGLPGVAGYHFMSGDTDPYPPATGLALLAAWALAAMLAGYAALRSRDA
- a CDS encoding response regulator gives rise to the protein MIPVLLADDDAMIRSGVRVILAADPEIEVVAEAADGRTAVTLARAHRPRVALLDIRMPILDGLAAASEIRRHAPDTAILMLTTFGEDDYIARALGDGVSGFLLKASDPRELLAGVRAAADGGAYLSPRVARRVIELGGARMARGPAARDRTGMLTGREREVLALVGAGLSNAEIGRRLFLVEGTVKSYVSTIFSRLGVRNRVQAAIVAYDAGLVDEAG
- a CDS encoding sensor histidine kinase; its protein translation is MSFIRSGGQAGSWVKVLCDVSLWAVLSALIAWDLIVAPADPHAGWRLAGSLLLMALAVGVGRRHPPVSLLIVVASTAFEDNFVFAVPVMSYLVGLRMSRARPAAYTFALIAVAGTALTVGVRGAGVTTWFFLTTALLFAGVFPWLVGRHRRQQRALVQAGWERAGLLERQQRAAAERVRMQERARIAQDMHDSLGHDLSLIALKAGGLEVAADLDERHRRAVGELRASVTAATDQLAQIIGVLREDGAPAPTRPAAEGVADLVERARDAGMSVRLRSDGSPAPAPPMVERAVYRVVQEALTNATRHAPRAAVTVLLTRSAEQTVVSVVNGPPPAGPLPGVTSTGSGLVGLRERVRLAGGALSAGPRDGGFEVTARLPHAAGAASAEADEGVRTATPESATRLREARRRVRRSLLVAVAAPVVVAGVLSLVYYPFATFDAVLEPADFDRMRIGQHRTELRGLLPERQVVERPDPADWPLPPGASCEFYTDGNFPLGQAAYRLCFVEGRLLTKDRMSD